In the Bremerella alba genome, one interval contains:
- a CDS encoding type II secretion system protein, giving the protein MHRTKWNRKPHGFSLLELLAVIVILGIIAAIVVPRLSTSSALSKQRVNEHNIATLNAAVERYFVNEGSWPTALADIGTDYLPNGVPAVPTDSKLSYTIDGKTHRVSAN; this is encoded by the coding sequence ATGCACCGTACCAAGTGGAATCGTAAGCCTCATGGGTTCTCCTTGTTGGAGCTGTTGGCTGTAATCGTCATTTTAGGAATCATCGCAGCGATTGTCGTCCCGCGGTTGAGTACCTCTAGTGCGTTGTCTAAGCAACGTGTCAACGAGCACAACATTGCCACACTGAATGCCGCCGTCGAACGCTACTTCGTCAACGAAGGAAGCTGGCCGACCGCCCTGGCCGACATCGGAACCGATTACCTGCCCAACGGCGTGCCCGCTGTTCCGACCGATAGCAAGTTAAGCTATACAATCGACGGCAAAACACATCGCGTTAGTGCCAACTAG
- a CDS encoding ArnT family glycosyltransferase: MFSANKNLGVLVALCLIVFFTNLGGPKLWDRDEPRNAGCAIEMIEAADWVVPRFNDELRTHKPVLLYWLMIAAYSVFGISEFSARFFSAFLGMMTVLLTYDMGRRLFYATAGLWAGVCLATTLMFTVASRAATPDAPLIFFVTLGLWTYVFFSFPVGEESENSEPAYYPTQWWQVALLYGALGLAVLSKGPVGLILPTAIIGMFLLIMRLPPSHPATSWWQWGVSLLRPFFPIHFLKTVWFMRPILAIVACLGVALPWYIWVAARDFRWIEGFFFDHNLSRAVTSFEGHSGPPIYYLIAICIGFFPWSVFFTPMLWDLSQQLRTNAKQNAALIFCCCWVAVWMGAFSIAQTKLPSYITPLYPGLALITGVFVSRVIEKRTELSARWLDLSFGLTTVVGVVLVAALAVLAGQFLPGEELVALVGLLLVVGGSLAWWRKSQENYQQAFRVFAVTSMLFVVGLFSVVAQRVSDQQEISQLLADIQETEPDARLCSFGVSEASWVFYARQPVKFIPNDPADLQAEFAAAPNTVVLTTPEKLEELPPELRTQLTEVAQAPYFLKQYPLIALRPTPELLEVAAKQRSSDKR, translated from the coding sequence GTGTTCTCCGCGAACAAAAACCTGGGGGTGCTTGTTGCCCTTTGTCTGATCGTTTTCTTCACCAATCTTGGTGGTCCCAAATTATGGGACCGCGATGAGCCACGCAATGCGGGCTGCGCTATCGAGATGATTGAAGCCGCGGACTGGGTCGTTCCTCGATTCAATGACGAACTTCGCACGCACAAGCCGGTGCTGCTTTATTGGCTGATGATCGCGGCCTATTCCGTATTCGGGATCAGCGAGTTCAGTGCCCGCTTCTTTTCCGCGTTTCTCGGAATGATGACGGTTCTTCTGACCTATGACATGGGCCGTCGATTGTTCTACGCTACGGCCGGTCTATGGGCCGGTGTTTGTCTGGCAACCACGCTCATGTTTACCGTGGCATCCCGGGCGGCGACACCGGATGCTCCGCTGATATTCTTCGTCACGCTGGGACTTTGGACTTACGTCTTCTTCAGTTTCCCCGTAGGCGAAGAAAGTGAGAACTCTGAGCCGGCTTACTATCCGACCCAGTGGTGGCAAGTCGCATTGCTTTATGGAGCATTGGGCTTGGCGGTCCTGTCGAAAGGGCCTGTCGGGCTGATCTTACCCACGGCTATCATTGGCATGTTTCTCTTGATCATGCGATTACCGCCATCGCATCCGGCGACAAGCTGGTGGCAGTGGGGCGTCTCTCTCTTGCGGCCATTCTTTCCCATTCACTTTTTGAAGACCGTCTGGTTCATGCGTCCGATCTTGGCGATCGTGGCTTGTTTGGGCGTCGCGCTGCCCTGGTACATTTGGGTTGCCGCCCGTGATTTCCGTTGGATTGAGGGTTTCTTCTTCGATCATAATCTGAGCCGCGCGGTGACCTCGTTCGAGGGGCACTCGGGGCCGCCGATTTACTACTTAATTGCAATCTGTATAGGCTTCTTTCCTTGGTCGGTCTTTTTCACGCCGATGCTTTGGGACTTGAGCCAGCAACTGCGAACCAACGCGAAGCAAAATGCCGCGTTGATTTTCTGCTGCTGTTGGGTGGCTGTGTGGATGGGAGCTTTTTCGATCGCACAAACCAAGCTTCCCAGCTACATCACCCCTCTTTATCCTGGCTTGGCGTTGATCACCGGGGTGTTTGTTTCGCGAGTGATTGAGAAACGCACGGAATTATCGGCCCGCTGGTTGGATTTGTCATTTGGTCTGACGACGGTCGTTGGCGTTGTCCTGGTGGCCGCCTTAGCGGTTTTGGCAGGGCAGTTTCTGCCGGGCGAAGAACTGGTCGCACTGGTTGGTCTGCTGCTGGTCGTTGGGGGAAGTCTGGCGTGGTGGCGGAAGTCGCAAGAAAATTATCAGCAGGCGTTTCGTGTGTTCGCGGTCACATCGATGCTGTTTGTTGTCGGGCTGTTTTCTGTGGTGGCGCAGCGGGTGTCCGACCAGCAAGAGATCAGTCAGCTTCTGGCCGATATTCAGGAAACCGAGCCCGATGCTCGTCTTTGTTCCTTTGGAGTAAGCGAGGCCAGTTGGGTGTTCTATGCTCGGCAGCCGGTGAAGTTCATTCCCAACGACCCTGCCGACCTTCAGGCTGAATTTGCCGCGGCACCCAATACGGTCGTTCTGACGACCCCAGAGAAATTGGAAGAGCTTCCGCCAGAACTTCGAACGCAACTGACGGAAGTCGCCCAGGCCCCATACTTCTTGAAACAGTATCCTCTGATCGCCTTGCGCCCGACGCCTGAACTGCTTGAGGTGGCGGCGAAACAACGGTCTTCCGACAAGCGATAA
- a CDS encoding phosphatase PAP2 family protein yields MTTHHPNAEQASSQSTESHYPSPSPSPTLMDEKETRFPARFFLLLSAVLAICGVLSFFLDHSVSGHLATPPHEFLFIGGDLKKLVALSEVFGHGTGVILVILAVFALDLANRWKVGILLGTAFGAGMMANVAKFLGIARYRPHAFDFSLPIQDSFYQWFPFLSWLSQDELRQSALQSFPSGHSATAAGLCVGLCFMYPHARWYFLLLTALACFQRVVFRMHFPSDVFLGAALGMATATILLSYGRLPEMVSWVESKIRKTGATKQP; encoded by the coding sequence GTGACCACCCACCACCCCAACGCAGAACAGGCGTCATCGCAGTCGACAGAAAGTCATTACCCGTCTCCCTCGCCCTCCCCTACTTTGATGGACGAGAAGGAAACGCGGTTTCCGGCTCGATTCTTCCTCTTGCTATCGGCTGTCCTGGCGATATGTGGCGTGCTGTCCTTTTTCCTAGATCATTCCGTCAGTGGTCATTTGGCGACACCCCCGCATGAGTTTCTTTTTATCGGAGGTGATCTGAAGAAGTTAGTCGCTCTTTCGGAAGTCTTCGGCCACGGAACCGGCGTCATTCTGGTGATCTTAGCCGTATTTGCGCTCGATCTGGCGAATCGGTGGAAAGTTGGCATACTACTGGGAACGGCCTTCGGTGCCGGCATGATGGCGAATGTTGCCAAGTTCTTGGGGATTGCCAGATATCGCCCCCACGCGTTCGACTTTTCATTGCCAATCCAAGACAGCTTTTATCAGTGGTTTCCGTTTCTAAGTTGGCTTTCTCAGGACGAACTCCGCCAGTCGGCTCTGCAAAGCTTTCCCTCAGGGCACTCAGCAACGGCTGCCGGTCTTTGCGTCGGGCTGTGTTTTATGTACCCCCATGCGCGATGGTATTTTCTGCTGCTCACAGCGCTGGCCTGTTTTCAGCGCGTTGTCTTTCGCATGCATTTTCCGAGTGATGTCTTTCTAGGAGCGGCCCTGGGGATGGCCACTGCGACAATATTGCTGTCTTACGGCCGCCTGCCGGAGATGGTTTCTTGGGTTGAGTCGAAGATTAGGAAGACTGGGGCAACCAAGCAGCCCTAG
- a CDS encoding FKBP-type peptidyl-prolyl cis-trans isomerase, whose amino-acid sequence MIRSLCAIAMVLVAHAAFAQEIKLESTEQKASYAIGRNIANEVANPDVPFDVDALVAGFRDGLTGAESKLSEEQVAAALQAFQTLVQGQMQKKAETAAKAGQEFLTENGKKEGIETTKSGLQYEVVKPGTGATPKLTDTVVCHYKGTLVDGTEFDSSYKRGEPAQFPVNGVIEGWTEALQKMKVGGKWKLYIPSDLAYGPQGRPGIPPNAILLFDIELLDIAKQ is encoded by the coding sequence ATGATCCGTTCACTTTGCGCCATTGCGATGGTGCTGGTCGCTCACGCGGCTTTTGCCCAGGAGATCAAATTGGAGTCGACCGAACAAAAAGCTTCCTACGCTATTGGCCGCAACATTGCGAACGAAGTTGCTAATCCTGATGTTCCCTTTGACGTCGATGCCCTTGTTGCCGGCTTCCGCGACGGCCTAACCGGTGCCGAGTCGAAGCTCAGCGAAGAACAGGTTGCCGCAGCCCTACAGGCCTTCCAGACCTTGGTCCAGGGTCAGATGCAAAAGAAGGCCGAAACGGCCGCCAAAGCAGGTCAGGAATTTCTGACCGAAAATGGCAAGAAGGAAGGCATCGAGACCACCAAGAGCGGTCTGCAGTACGAAGTGGTTAAGCCTGGAACCGGCGCAACGCCGAAGCTGACCGACACGGTTGTCTGCCACTACAAAGGTACGCTGGTCGACGGAACCGAGTTCGATAGCTCTTACAAGCGTGGCGAACCTGCTCAGTTCCCTGTCAACGGTGTCATCGAAGGCTGGACAGAAGCCCTGCAGAAGATGAAGGTCGGCGGCAAGTGGAAGTTGTACATTCCTTCTGACCTGGCTTACGGTCCCCAAGGCCGTCCTGGCATTCCGCCAAACGCCATTCTGCTGTTCGATATCGAATTGCTCGACATCGCAAAGCAGTAG
- a CDS encoding DUF1570 domain-containing protein, translating to MPHRRSRICLALVIVAWALASSNATAQKRVTVPDPRAFGLDIQPGLVLYNVTGNVEFRTEDGEQTVGKIQIAIGSSLVIQQPDGSLVTRPISEVKKTDKPFEGMDRKHLEKRLQEEHPGFRTLASRHFIFVYNTSNEFAQGTMRIMESMLPGVMAHAKRQKIDVHDPEVPLVVIMFATEREYKEFAQLPDGVVAYYDTLENHVVMYEKPTQTPFKWDLYIRQAISTISHEGAHQILHNIGVQQRLSRWPMWISEGIAEYYAPTDFGKRMRWKGAGDINDMRMFELESYLKARDATQADGTMVDDTVGAGSLTSTGYASAWALTHYLASRKKVEFDKFMKKVSELRPLEGAIDRGDDGKISSNQEVFKEHFGEDFAEIEREVVSHLKSQPYDHPLKEFPHVVASVRLNVNNRTYGRANVFHSQQLAAKWQQEQVRKLDATQQQSAQVGMQIFPNRSAAERFASQWLRANN from the coding sequence ATGCCACATCGTCGCTCCCGCATCTGTTTAGCCCTGGTGATCGTCGCCTGGGCACTTGCTAGTTCGAACGCGACCGCTCAGAAGCGAGTGACGGTACCTGACCCGAGGGCATTTGGACTCGATATCCAACCGGGGCTCGTTCTATATAACGTGACCGGTAACGTCGAGTTCCGTACCGAAGATGGCGAACAAACGGTCGGGAAGATTCAAATCGCGATCGGTTCAAGCTTGGTCATCCAACAACCAGATGGAAGTCTGGTGACGCGTCCGATAAGCGAGGTCAAGAAGACCGATAAGCCGTTCGAGGGAATGGACCGGAAACACCTTGAAAAGCGACTCCAGGAAGAGCACCCTGGCTTTCGGACGTTGGCTTCGCGGCACTTCATTTTCGTCTACAACACGTCCAACGAGTTCGCCCAAGGCACCATGCGAATCATGGAATCAATGCTCCCAGGGGTGATGGCTCATGCAAAACGGCAGAAGATCGACGTTCACGATCCCGAAGTTCCGTTGGTGGTGATCATGTTTGCGACCGAGCGCGAGTACAAAGAGTTCGCCCAGTTGCCTGACGGGGTCGTGGCCTACTACGACACGCTCGAAAATCATGTGGTCATGTACGAGAAACCGACGCAAACGCCCTTCAAATGGGACCTTTACATACGCCAGGCAATCTCCACGATTTCGCACGAAGGGGCTCATCAAATTCTGCATAACATTGGGGTACAGCAGCGTTTGTCCCGCTGGCCCATGTGGATTTCCGAGGGAATCGCCGAGTACTACGCACCGACCGATTTCGGAAAACGCATGCGGTGGAAAGGGGCAGGGGACATCAACGACATGCGAATGTTTGAGTTGGAGTCGTACCTGAAAGCCCGCGATGCGACCCAGGCCGATGGGACCATGGTGGACGATACCGTCGGGGCCGGCAGTTTAACCTCGACCGGCTACGCCTCGGCATGGGCCCTGACGCATTACCTGGCGTCGCGCAAAAAGGTTGAATTCGACAAATTTATGAAGAAGGTCAGCGAACTTCGTCCCTTGGAAGGGGCGATCGACCGAGGTGACGACGGAAAGATTTCCAGTAATCAAGAAGTCTTCAAAGAGCACTTCGGAGAGGACTTTGCAGAAATCGAACGCGAAGTTGTCTCTCATCTTAAATCTCAGCCCTACGATCACCCACTAAAAGAGTTTCCCCATGTGGTGGCGTCGGTTCGGCTTAATGTTAATAATCGCACCTATGGCCGAGCAAATGTCTTCCATAGTCAACAATTGGCGGCAAAGTGGCAGCAGGAGCAAGTCCGGAAACTTGACGCCACCCAGCAACAAAGTGCCCAGGTTGGCATGCAAATTTTTCCGAATCGCTCGGCTGCCGAACGCTTTGCATCGCAATGGCTGCGTGCGAACAACTGA
- a CDS encoding secretin N-terminal domain-containing protein: MHKMLCWFNHPYRAFAFAFAFVVLTASFHFASLSAADPTFVGSLAIALEDSAATELQLSDEVRLKLKTLAYEREKQALDMALELKGASPEEKQAKLDAYVAESEKQAMALLTPEQQEKLEKLKVKQGGLTTILEPAIAGQLKLADWQKEELSRRLEAAQKPDAGPRELAEFERFANRLLSPSQRAKWEELAGITNNPETIPADQVVPPNREESAPTPSPVAANIPNASAPSAMSPSDANTAPGDNTMKFSFRYQPWGDVLDWFAEQSDLSLVMDSPPPGTFNYTDGKPYTPSQAIDLLNSILLTKGYTLVRREKMLIVVNLEDGIPPNLVTTVSMDDLDDRGEYELVSVLFDLKKMTAEEAEAEITKLIGPQGAVVALTHSQQVFVTETAGRLRTIRDMIQAVENPFGSDVTVVETNNLMAEEILVVVRQLLGMDEGSNTATDGSIRLATDTLGTRIFLTGKKDSVEKVQKLITQVDVPGGGLGSSPADQLQLEVYPLGTLDPATTLQVMQTLLAGNPDIRLAIDENTGNLIALARGGEHSTVKATLSQMQRDSKQVEVIPLMVVDPQMAVLSINKLFGGTGEKPNPNAPLIDADPLTSQLLVRGTAEQVRQIKDLLMKMGEDPEAALAMQGDRGNIRSIPLTGTAAERVLNELEMLWPTVSTSRIRVVRPSSIPAVRGFNPNTPSDESPATTGSSANDEARTAQPSSDSEASLTPSSKFHLVAFEDDKPSEDQSKQAPVITTAQAPTQPAGPIVSGMTPAPENSGSKKPGEIVVMMGPSGLVIASDDQDALDKLEALIETLSMRYSSSAEYSVYYLRYVKADVAAQMLQSILTGVTPSDDGGGSLMGDIASEMLGGGGGLMGSLMGLGSGSSSTSLSGGSLSIIPDMRLNALVIQASVEDLDKIDQLLKIMDQPHSPEQVEIKRTPRMIPVLFTTAQDIATIVQTVYADRMASTGNGQQQRQPSPEDFIRALRGGRGGREGGGGGGGVQSEPEKMTIGVDTRSNSLVVSAPDPLFEEVKALVEELDKAGDDTNQTMQVVKVRSSNPETIQKALSSLTGQAVTVNSTGTSTSGSSSSNTASSGPNPDEMRQRMEMFQRVREQMQRQGGEGDRGGQRGGAERGGRGGGGAPTGGGRGGGGGGGRGGR, from the coding sequence ATGCACAAGATGCTTTGTTGGTTCAATCATCCATACCGGGCATTCGCTTTTGCCTTCGCATTCGTTGTTCTGACGGCCAGCTTCCATTTTGCTAGTCTCAGCGCAGCAGACCCCACCTTCGTGGGATCCCTGGCAATCGCGTTGGAAGATAGCGCAGCAACCGAGCTCCAGCTTAGTGACGAAGTACGCCTGAAGCTGAAGACGCTGGCGTATGAGCGCGAGAAACAAGCACTCGACATGGCCTTAGAGCTCAAAGGGGCTTCGCCTGAAGAAAAGCAAGCCAAGCTGGACGCGTATGTCGCCGAGTCCGAAAAGCAGGCGATGGCCCTGCTAACTCCAGAACAGCAAGAGAAGCTGGAAAAGCTGAAGGTCAAACAGGGCGGGCTTACGACAATTCTGGAACCTGCGATCGCTGGCCAGTTGAAATTGGCCGATTGGCAGAAAGAGGAACTATCGCGTCGACTTGAGGCGGCCCAAAAGCCAGACGCCGGTCCGCGTGAGTTGGCTGAATTCGAGCGGTTTGCCAATCGCCTGTTGAGCCCCTCGCAACGTGCCAAGTGGGAAGAACTGGCAGGCATCACGAACAACCCAGAAACCATCCCTGCAGATCAGGTCGTGCCGCCCAACCGCGAAGAGTCGGCTCCTACCCCTTCCCCGGTTGCCGCCAATATCCCGAATGCTTCCGCCCCTTCGGCCATGTCGCCATCAGATGCCAATACGGCCCCTGGCGATAACACCATGAAGTTCAGTTTTCGGTATCAGCCGTGGGGGGATGTGCTCGACTGGTTTGCTGAGCAATCGGATCTATCGCTCGTCATGGACTCCCCTCCCCCAGGCACTTTCAACTACACCGATGGCAAACCCTACACGCCGTCTCAGGCCATCGACCTGCTCAATAGCATCTTGCTGACCAAGGGCTACACGCTTGTACGCCGCGAGAAAATGCTGATTGTGGTGAATCTGGAAGACGGCATCCCGCCGAATCTGGTGACAACGGTCTCGATGGACGATCTCGACGATCGTGGTGAATACGAGTTGGTCAGCGTACTTTTCGACCTGAAGAAAATGACGGCAGAAGAAGCGGAAGCCGAGATCACCAAGTTGATCGGCCCCCAAGGAGCCGTGGTTGCTCTGACGCATTCCCAGCAGGTGTTTGTTACTGAAACGGCAGGTCGCCTGCGTACCATTCGCGACATGATCCAAGCGGTCGAAAACCCGTTTGGCAGCGATGTTACCGTTGTTGAAACCAATAATCTGATGGCCGAAGAAATCTTGGTGGTGGTTCGTCAATTGCTTGGTATGGACGAAGGTTCGAACACAGCCACCGATGGCTCCATTCGGCTCGCCACCGATACCCTTGGAACCAGGATCTTTCTTACCGGTAAAAAAGATTCGGTCGAGAAAGTGCAAAAACTAATCACTCAGGTTGATGTGCCTGGCGGTGGCCTCGGCAGTTCTCCGGCCGATCAGTTGCAACTAGAAGTCTACCCCTTGGGCACGCTTGATCCTGCGACCACCTTGCAGGTCATGCAGACGCTTCTGGCCGGCAACCCCGATATTCGTCTGGCAATCGATGAGAACACCGGCAACCTAATTGCCTTAGCTCGTGGCGGCGAACACTCTACCGTCAAAGCAACGCTTTCTCAGATGCAACGCGACTCAAAGCAGGTCGAAGTCATTCCGCTGATGGTTGTCGACCCGCAAATGGCTGTCTTGTCGATCAACAAGCTCTTCGGTGGCACCGGCGAGAAGCCCAACCCCAATGCCCCTCTCATCGATGCCGACCCGCTGACTTCGCAGCTTTTGGTGCGTGGTACTGCCGAGCAAGTTCGTCAGATCAAAGACCTGCTTATGAAGATGGGCGAGGATCCGGAAGCCGCCCTTGCCATGCAAGGCGACCGCGGCAACATTCGTTCGATACCACTTACTGGTACGGCGGCTGAGCGTGTGTTGAATGAATTAGAAATGCTGTGGCCGACTGTCAGCACCAGCCGCATTCGCGTCGTACGCCCTTCGTCGATACCGGCAGTAAGGGGATTTAATCCTAACACTCCCTCAGATGAATCTCCTGCAACCACTGGCAGTTCCGCGAACGACGAAGCCCGCACTGCTCAGCCAAGCTCCGATTCAGAAGCAAGCCTAACCCCAAGCAGCAAGTTTCACTTGGTCGCATTCGAGGACGACAAACCCTCGGAAGATCAATCCAAACAAGCCCCTGTCATCACCACAGCCCAGGCCCCCACTCAACCCGCCGGGCCAATCGTTTCCGGCATGACACCGGCCCCAGAGAACAGCGGCTCTAAGAAGCCAGGCGAGATTGTCGTGATGATGGGCCCGAGTGGGCTTGTGATTGCGTCGGATGACCAGGATGCGCTGGACAAGCTCGAGGCGCTCATCGAAACCTTGAGCATGCGTTACTCGTCCTCGGCAGAGTATTCTGTCTATTACCTTAGATACGTGAAAGCTGATGTCGCGGCTCAGATGCTGCAAAGCATTTTGACCGGTGTTACGCCCAGCGACGACGGTGGTGGCTCTTTAATGGGTGACATTGCTTCGGAAATGCTCGGCGGCGGAGGCGGCTTGATGGGGTCGCTCATGGGTCTCGGATCTGGCAGCTCCAGCACGTCTCTCTCAGGCGGTTCGCTAAGCATCATTCCCGATATGCGACTCAACGCGTTGGTGATTCAAGCGAGCGTGGAAGACCTGGACAAGATCGACCAGCTCTTAAAAATCATGGACCAACCGCACAGCCCTGAGCAGGTCGAAATCAAACGGACTCCTCGGATGATCCCCGTCCTGTTTACCACTGCCCAAGACATCGCCACCATTGTTCAAACCGTTTATGCCGACCGAATGGCCAGCACAGGCAACGGACAGCAACAGCGTCAGCCTTCCCCAGAAGACTTCATCCGCGCCTTGCGAGGTGGCCGTGGTGGTCGTGAAGGAGGCGGTGGTGGCGGTGGCGTCCAAAGCGAACCTGAGAAAATGACTATTGGCGTCGATACCCGTAGCAATTCGCTTGTGGTATCTGCTCCGGATCCCCTGTTTGAAGAAGTCAAAGCTCTGGTTGAAGAACTTGACAAAGCCGGAGACGACACCAATCAGACGATGCAAGTGGTTAAAGTTCGCAGCTCAAACCCAGAGACGATTCAAAAAGCGCTTTCCTCACTGACCGGTCAAGCGGTCACCGTGAATTCGACCGGAACAAGCACTTCCGGTAGTAGCTCGAGCAACACTGCTTCATCGGGACCTAATCCCGATGAAATGCGTCAGCGGATGGAAATGTTCCAGCGTGTCCGCGAACAGATGCAGCGCCAAGGCGGAGAAGGAGATCGGGGTGGTCAACGCGGTGGTGCCGAGCGTGGTGGCCGCGGTGGTGGAGGAGCCCCGACCGGTGGTGGTCGTGGAGGCGGAGGTGGTGGCGGCCGAGGTGGTCGCTAA
- a CDS encoding hybrid sensor histidine kinase/response regulator: MLEEIPFLLRDALGDLMKTMAFRAHGKGLELVCHIRSDVPAEVLGDPVRLRQIIVNLVGNAIKFTESGEVVLRVESHETEEDGAVKLEFSVIDTGVGIPESALQKIFAAFEQADGSTTRKFGGTGLGLSICSRLVELMGGQIGVESEVGKGTTFHFTTIMKKGDATDARLAPFPQEALRNHVTLIDDNDAALGVVAEMLGNWGLSLNPFHDGGVALAQWNSTGDGKSSQRVVIVDDAMPNIEGIEFLRRLQSDMGGQDAKAILLTQGVMSEKAIQELPCRIDAVVTKPVKQSDLFDALVTVLGYEELACRQERHSTTDGMPVTYHANILLAEDNLVNQKLASLLLEKCGHQVHVVADGKQAVDAWSSGVDDLILMVVQMPIMDGFEATAEIRRIQTETGRSTPIVAMTARAMKGDRERCLEAGMDDYVTKPINANILYEVIERVMAELNSPNESHASSVAADSVTVEEAVEVEALLEPSDKPVELKFVNYTGTLANVGGDHDLLVSLIGVFKEDSQRLLKNMQDAIFSEDGPTLQRSAHSMKGSFGYFAAEKGIEAAKRMEDHGRDGHFEAAQDDLKILLEQFDSISPELDLITRGMVAT, encoded by the coding sequence ATGCTCGAGGAAATTCCCTTCCTGCTACGCGATGCACTCGGCGACTTGATGAAGACAATGGCTTTCCGGGCCCACGGCAAAGGCTTGGAATTGGTCTGTCATATTCGCTCGGACGTGCCCGCCGAAGTGTTGGGCGATCCGGTGCGATTGCGTCAGATTATCGTCAACCTGGTGGGCAATGCCATCAAGTTCACCGAGTCGGGCGAAGTGGTTCTGCGTGTCGAGAGCCACGAAACGGAAGAAGATGGGGCCGTCAAACTTGAGTTCAGTGTCATTGATACCGGCGTGGGAATTCCGGAGTCGGCGCTGCAGAAGATATTTGCGGCATTTGAACAAGCCGATGGTTCTACCACTAGAAAGTTCGGTGGTACCGGGCTGGGGCTTTCCATTTGTTCGCGTTTGGTCGAACTCATGGGAGGTCAGATTGGGGTTGAAAGTGAAGTCGGCAAAGGAACGACGTTTCACTTTACAACCATCATGAAGAAGGGGGATGCCACCGACGCGCGGCTTGCTCCGTTCCCCCAAGAGGCCCTCAGAAACCATGTGACTTTGATTGATGATAACGACGCGGCGTTAGGCGTAGTCGCGGAAATGCTTGGGAACTGGGGTCTTTCTCTTAACCCGTTTCACGATGGAGGGGTGGCTCTCGCTCAGTGGAATTCGACGGGGGACGGCAAATCATCGCAGCGTGTTGTGATCGTTGATGACGCAATGCCCAACATCGAGGGGATTGAATTCCTACGTCGGCTTCAGTCGGACATGGGAGGTCAGGATGCGAAAGCAATTTTATTGACCCAGGGTGTCATGAGCGAAAAGGCAATTCAGGAGCTGCCGTGCCGGATTGATGCCGTGGTCACCAAGCCTGTTAAGCAATCTGATTTATTCGACGCCTTGGTTACGGTGTTAGGCTACGAGGAACTTGCTTGCCGTCAAGAACGTCATTCAACAACCGACGGTATGCCGGTCACGTACCACGCAAATATCCTTCTAGCTGAAGATAACCTGGTAAACCAGAAATTGGCTTCGCTGCTGTTGGAGAAGTGTGGTCACCAGGTTCATGTTGTGGCAGACGGCAAGCAGGCCGTCGATGCCTGGAGTTCCGGTGTTGATGATTTGATTCTGATGGTTGTGCAAATGCCCATCATGGATGGGTTTGAAGCCACCGCAGAGATTCGCAGGATACAAACGGAAACGGGACGAAGTACGCCCATCGTTGCCATGACTGCCCGTGCGATGAAAGGGGACCGGGAACGATGCTTGGAAGCCGGCATGGACGACTATGTCACTAAGCCGATCAACGCGAACATCCTGTACGAAGTCATCGAGCGAGTGATGGCGGAGTTGAATTCGCCAAACGAGAGTCATGCCAGCTCGGTCGCCGCTGATTCCGTAACAGTGGAAGAAGCCGTGGAAGTCGAAGCATTGCTCGAGCCTAGCGACAAGCCCGTCGAGCTGAAATTTGTGAACTACACCGGCACCCTGGCGAATGTTGGTGGCGACCACGATCTGCTAGTGTCGTTGATTGGCGTCTTCAAAGAAGACAGTCAACGTCTACTGAAGAACATGCAAGATGCGATCTTCAGCGAAGATGGGCCGACACTACAACGAAGTGCGCACAGCATGAAAGGTTCGTTCGGATACTTTGCTGCCGAGAAGGGGATTGAAGCCGCCAAACGCATGGAAGATCACGGGCGTGACGGACACTTTGAAGCGGCCCAGGATGATCTGAAGATACTACTCGAACAGTTCGACTCGATCAGCCCCGAGCTGGACTTGATCACTCGGGGCATGGTTGCGACCTAG
- a CDS encoding ATP-binding protein: MTQPYQARTVRVAAKMSSTRAQFAINFDGPGIDPASIPDPNAAYALDRIGNRGLVLLQAFMDEFEFDEASKTIKFAKVRTDAS; the protein is encoded by the coding sequence ATGACACAGCCATATCAAGCTCGCACGGTTCGCGTGGCGGCTAAAATGTCTTCGACTCGAGCACAGTTCGCGATCAACTTTGACGGTCCCGGCATCGATCCGGCTTCAATACCTGATCCTAATGCGGCCTACGCACTAGATCGTATCGGCAATCGCGGCCTGGTGTTGTTGCAGGCCTTCATGGACGAATTCGAATTTGATGAAGCATCGAAAACCATCAAATTCGCAAAAGTTCGAACGGATGCCTCCTAA